The stretch of DNA CCCGTATCCATAGTATAGGGGTGTCCACACCAGTGACATTTTTTTCCTAACGGAATGAAATCAAAAGGACATTATTGAAACCAAAAGTGAAGCAACACATCCATCACTCAGCATAACATCATACGATCTTAGATAGGACAGGCACTAGAGACCAATAGAGAACACGATCAGAAAACTAACAAGTATCAAGGGAAGATTAGCGCTACAACCATTGTTCCTTCCAGGGAGCCCCCTATGGTGCGCCGAGCTAAAAAATTGGTTATTTTTGCAAGCATGGAGTAATTGTACCAAATTAAAATATCCGAGAGCCTCCCTTTATTGCAAATACAGGCAAAGACAAGGATCGTGTTGCCGAAGACAAAACCACCAGCTAAGTTCTGAGAATACCACCTGGTAAAGGTATTCCCCCAATCGACTCAACAATTTTACGAGAAGCTAGCTCTACAAAGCCGTCACCCCATCTGTGACGACCTGTCTCAGCTGAATATCCTGAAACCTCTGCTACACGTCTTCAACTCAAGGCAGGTATAGGAATGCAGCACCACACTTTTACACAGAATCCGCATCCTCCGCCCTTCCTTAGGAGATAACAGCCTGAACAATCCACGTACCGTAGATGTTTAAACAAAGATCTCGAAAGGACGAAGGGTTAAGGATAGCAGGTATACAGTATCACAGTTACCTTGACGATGCATGTAACACCGCTTCAGTGTCGTGGAAGCAGAAGACATTATGTTCCCGTCTGCCAACGGTTTGATTGGTGGCCCAGCAAACTATCGCACAAAGCCATCCACTTGGGCCACTACCTGGTTGGAGATTACCACTGCCACCCCGAACTAGAGCAAGCAAAACAAGTCAAATGAGCAACTATCCATGGGACCAATATCATTTCTATGATCAAGTAGAATAAAATGCAGCAACACGACAAGTTTTGTCAGCAATTTGGCTCCAGTATCATATCTATAATCAAGTGTAAGTACTAAAGAATAATGATTTCATCATTCATCAGCTGCTAATGGAAAGAGGCTAATGTACCTCATCCGCTAATTTCTGAAGGCTCCTGAGAAACTTGGCCAGATGCATTTGCCTTGCTGATAGCTCCCCTCTACCAGAGAAGTCAGTTCTGTATAAGGCTGTGGCACTATCTATAACCATAAGCGCAAACCTGCAGCAACAGAGTTCCAGTTCAGTATTAGGGAGATTGTCCAATAATTGCAATGTAAGCACTCAGAAATGATGAAAAAGGTGCAAGTATAATCACAGCCAGGATCTAATTGGCTTAATTACAGCAAGTAACACAATAAAATTGCCTTGGACTGTTATTCGACTGGATTTTATTCTTTCTAAAGCAGATGTAATAGAGTAACTCCGAAAAATATATTCTACCATATAAAAAAATAACATTACTCCAACAATTTAGCAGCATGGGACATGTCAGGATAAGATGGACAACTTCCCAGTTCCCAAGTCATGATAATGAGATCGGCTGCTACCCCTTTCCAGTGCTCCACTGGAAACATAACTAAATATCTTTATTTCCTACTTAGTGCTGATAGTTGCCTGGTAGTAAAAAAAAAAGCAACTTGTAACCATCCTAAACATCATTGACgccttatttatttatttttgacgCATACACCTTATTTTTTACCAATCCTTCCGAATATTCAAGCAAATATATGAAGATAGGTGGAATATAATTTTAGCAGTTCACAGTTTCTTGCTAGTAAATCGTATACTTCAGAGCATAGATACCAAATTATAGAAGCATCAACTCACCTTGTCTCCACCATCATGGAAGCTGCTTCCAGCAGAAGTCTTGATTGATGATCAGTATTATATGCTCTAGCATAAGCTACATTCTCAAGTACATCAGCACCATTCAGTCCAAACCTAAAATACAGGATTATCTTGTTTAGCTGTTCAATCATACACCGCATAGTGGCAGAATGAATAATAATTTAAACTGGTATAGAAAGAAAAAACTGCGATATCACCTGTCTGCTATCTGGAGGAGTCTTTGTGGTCTGAATGTGCCTTCTGCGTCAATATAAAGAGCCTTTCCTTCACCACCACCTTGGTCCAGTGGGAGCTGTATAAATCAGTACCAAAATTTTCAATCTTGAGAAAACAGACAGTGGAAGAGAGAGAGAAGGTGGGTGTGCggggggaggagggggcggggggGGTGAGGGGTACAACCATATCTCGCACTATGTAGCCAGAAACTAATTGTTAAGAAAAAAAAGTAGCCAGTCTTCCAATATTGGAAAAAAGATATCACGTATCCTTCTAGAATTATACTGATGTAGTGGCACCATAACATAAGATTGATATTTTACCGCAATACCTGACATGTGACACAGAGAGTATGGCACAACTGAGTCTTCCCAGACCTAAATTCACCATAAAGCTCCGTGATAGATCCTGTTTCTATTCCTCCTATCAGAATTTGAAACACAATTACATTATTTTTATGTGTCTATTGTATCAGAGTTTCTTTGTGGCAGATAGGAAATGACAAAAGGCAGAGACAGTTACCCTCCAATATTTTATCAAGTTCTCTTGATCCTGTTGTAACTTGGATAATCTCGAGCCTCT from Triticum urartu cultivar G1812 chromosome 3, Tu2.1, whole genome shotgun sequence encodes:
- the LOC125547844 gene encoding DNA repair protein RAD51 homolog B; protein product: MSSSAAHQKAAAAAPVEEEEAGEHGPFPIEHLQASGIAAVDVKKLKDAGLCTVESVAYSPRKDLLQIKGISEAKVDKIIEAASKLVPLGFTSATQLHAQRLEIIQVTTGSRELDKILEGGIETGSITELYGEFRSGKTQLCHTLCVTCQLPLDQGGGEGKALYIDAEGTFRPQRLLQIADRFGLNGADVLENVAYARAYNTDHQSRLLLEAASMMVETRFALMVIDSATALYRTDFSGRGELSARQMHLAKFLRSLQKLADEFGVAVVISNQVVAQVDGFVR